From Paenibacillus sp. V4I7, one genomic window encodes:
- a CDS encoding histidine phosphatase family protein, with product MRIYIIRHADPDYENDTITPRGHLEAKALAQRMLRENIDSIYCSPLQRAQHTMNYTRELIGLPFETQDWLAEIQNWQTLDTKGRPIPAWNVDGEIIRGRMPLLTSDNFHEAEPFSNPAIRQGFAEIRSHSDRFMEEMGFRREGGRYRILKPNERKIAVFCHMGFALAWLAHLLEMPLPLLWSGFWLAPSSVTTILMDTRSEQWAVPRCLGIGDVSHLYDTKLPVSRQGIIANFY from the coding sequence ATGCGCATTTACATCATTAGGCACGCCGATCCGGACTACGAGAACGACACTATCACTCCTCGTGGGCACCTGGAGGCAAAAGCGCTGGCACAGCGGATGCTCCGGGAAAACATCGACAGCATCTACTGCTCTCCCTTGCAGAGAGCTCAGCACACGATGAACTATACCCGAGAATTGATAGGCTTACCGTTCGAAACGCAAGACTGGTTGGCCGAGATTCAGAACTGGCAAACGCTCGATACTAAGGGCCGCCCTATCCCGGCCTGGAATGTGGATGGAGAAATTATACGCGGCCGGATGCCGCTGTTGACGAGCGACAATTTTCATGAGGCTGAGCCTTTCTCTAACCCGGCCATCCGCCAGGGTTTCGCAGAAATCCGGTCCCATTCGGACCGCTTTATGGAGGAAATGGGTTTCCGCAGGGAAGGAGGGCGGTACCGTATTCTGAAGCCGAACGAGCGCAAAATTGCTGTTTTCTGCCATATGGGTTTTGCCCTCGCATGGCTTGCACACCTGCTGGAAATGCCGCTTCCGCTGCTGTGGTCTGGATTTTGGCTGGCGCCTAGCTCGGTGACGACGATTCTAATGGATACCCGTTCCGAGCAGTGGGCGGTACCCCGCTGCCTGGGCATCGGTGACGTTTCCCACCTTTATGACACCAAACTGCCGGTCAGCAGGCAAGGCATCATTGCGAATTTTTACTGA
- a CDS encoding carbohydrate ABC transporter permease, with amino-acid sequence MTSSKTARAIIHFLLIAVGIVWIYPFVWMVSSSLKDNVTFYKAAINPIPEVFMWENYSRAWDVANISQYFVNSVVITLSTVVIVVILSCLTGYALGTVAFPGRTAMIGFIVSLQFIPKGYTIIPLYQLVKFLGIKDSYLGLIFAESSGAHVLFILLFAAFFSRFPKEIEESALIDGAGFVKTFARVAMPNSMPIVATAAIMQFIWTWSSFLTPLVLTITKPGLKTLAVGMLSFTELYGTDWTGMAAGATISLVPVILVFIFMQRYFYEGISGAVKS; translated from the coding sequence ATGACAAGCTCCAAAACGGCACGCGCGATCATTCACTTCTTGTTGATCGCCGTCGGTATTGTCTGGATCTATCCGTTCGTGTGGATGGTGTCGTCCTCGCTGAAAGACAACGTCACATTTTATAAAGCTGCCATCAATCCAATCCCTGAGGTGTTCATGTGGGAGAACTACTCTCGGGCATGGGATGTGGCGAACATCTCCCAGTATTTCGTGAACTCTGTCGTCATTACATTGTCGACCGTCGTGATCGTGGTGATATTAAGCTGTCTGACGGGCTATGCGCTCGGAACGGTGGCGTTTCCGGGACGGACGGCGATGATCGGATTTATCGTGTCGCTGCAGTTCATTCCGAAAGGCTACACGATCATTCCGCTGTACCAGCTCGTCAAGTTTTTGGGGATCAAGGACTCGTATCTTGGCCTGATTTTTGCGGAGTCGTCAGGTGCGCATGTCTTGTTCATCCTGCTGTTCGCCGCCTTTTTCTCCAGATTTCCGAAAGAAATCGAGGAGTCAGCGCTCATTGACGGTGCAGGTTTCGTGAAGACGTTCGCGCGCGTGGCGATGCCGAACTCGATGCCTATTGTCGCGACTGCGGCGATCATGCAATTCATCTGGACATGGAGCTCGTTCCTGACTCCGCTGGTGCTGACCATTACGAAGCCTGGACTGAAGACGCTGGCGGTCGGCATGCTGTCCTTTACAGAATTGTACGGCACCGACTGGACCGGGATGGCCGCCGGGGCGACGATCTCTCTCGTTCCCGTCATACTTGTGTTCATTTTCATGCAGCGTTATTTCTACGAGGGGATTTCGGGAGCTGTCAAAAGCTAG
- a CDS encoding sugar phosphate isomerase/epimerase, producing MNISNSLNVFEIHHPIEQQIRRCKEAGFLSLDFNYWDYQEIVAKMTWQEEEAWARNIRAAADAHGVRFTQMHGPVHGGSFTEMVMSLNVESFLEMASRSLRMAGILDVPWVVFHPSPLSLRGEESHREVLEYNVEFYRKLLPVMEETSVGIALENIFDRTGGETGLYRRIYCAIPEQLAELLTKLDHPLFGACWDTGHGHRQGLRQAPSIRMLGKWLKTLHIQDNNGIYDQHLLPYQGTIDWKEVVSTLREVGYPGDFTYEAHNSVRTLPDGMRDAALQYAYTTAKFVLQNG from the coding sequence ATGAATATTTCCAACTCGTTGAACGTTTTCGAAATCCATCATCCGATCGAGCAGCAAATTCGCAGATGCAAGGAAGCGGGCTTCCTCTCGCTGGATTTCAATTATTGGGATTATCAGGAGATTGTCGCAAAAATGACCTGGCAAGAGGAGGAGGCGTGGGCGAGAAACATCCGAGCAGCTGCCGATGCTCACGGGGTGCGCTTTACGCAAATGCACGGACCTGTCCATGGGGGCTCTTTTACCGAAATGGTCATGAGCCTGAATGTCGAGTCGTTTCTCGAAATGGCGTCGCGGTCGCTGCGGATGGCGGGCATTCTGGACGTGCCGTGGGTCGTCTTCCATCCGAGCCCACTGTCACTCCGAGGGGAAGAATCGCACCGGGAAGTTCTCGAATACAACGTCGAATTTTATCGCAAACTGCTTCCCGTTATGGAAGAGACAAGCGTCGGGATCGCGCTGGAGAACATTTTCGACCGGACCGGCGGCGAAACGGGGCTCTACCGCAGAATCTATTGCGCGATCCCCGAACAGCTGGCGGAGCTGCTAACAAAGCTCGATCATCCGCTATTCGGCGCGTGCTGGGATACGGGTCACGGCCACCGGCAGGGTCTGCGTCAGGCACCTTCGATCCGCATGCTGGGCAAATGGCTGAAGACGCTGCACATCCAGGACAACAACGGCATCTACGACCAGCATTTGCTGCCGTACCAGGGCACGATCGATTGGAAGGAAGTCGTGTCCACGCTGCGTGAAGTCGGCTACCCGGGCGACTTCACGTATGAAGCGCACAATTCGGTGCGGACACTGCCGGACGGTATGCGTGACGCGGCGCTGCAATACGCATACACGACAGCAAAATTCGTGTTGCAGAACGGCTAA
- a CDS encoding carbohydrate ABC transporter permease, whose protein sequence is MRTGNTRTKINPQLRRKYIWAYIFILPQLLYFLLASMYPIVMSYVYSFYEWDGLGPLVNFVGFANYAELLRDDMFWNSFYNALIYGVSATALTIVVSFLLALVLNDASMKGRSIYRTLYFLPVVTVSSIIGIIMNNIFGIQGFANQFLQSLGWIDEPIRFWLDPVLAMIMLILVGSWKHIGVVMIYWLAGLQMIPADLYEAAKMDGAGYWKMLMKITLPLLKPVSATILLLTFGGSLHVFDLVKTLTDGGPYHHTETIELFIYQYAFATQFGGARVGYASAAGVYLGLFVLLISLFFGWLGMKAGGDGKKSKLAGRGGEA, encoded by the coding sequence ATGCGGACCGGGAATACACGAACAAAAATCAATCCGCAGCTTCGCCGTAAGTATATTTGGGCCTACATTTTTATATTGCCCCAGTTACTTTATTTTTTGCTTGCGTCCATGTATCCGATCGTGATGAGCTACGTCTATTCCTTCTACGAATGGGACGGTCTGGGGCCGCTCGTCAACTTCGTGGGCTTCGCCAATTACGCCGAGCTGCTTCGCGACGACATGTTCTGGAACAGCTTTTACAACGCCTTGATCTACGGGGTTTCTGCCACGGCGCTGACGATTGTCGTTTCGTTCCTGCTGGCGCTCGTGCTGAATGACGCCTCCATGAAGGGGAGATCGATCTACCGCACGCTCTATTTCCTGCCGGTCGTGACCGTTTCGTCGATCATCGGCATTATCATGAACAACATATTCGGGATTCAAGGCTTTGCAAACCAGTTTCTGCAAAGTCTCGGCTGGATCGACGAGCCGATCCGGTTTTGGCTGGACCCTGTGCTGGCGATGATCATGCTCATTCTGGTCGGTTCGTGGAAGCATATCGGTGTCGTGATGATTTACTGGTTGGCGGGATTGCAAATGATTCCGGCTGATTTGTACGAAGCCGCAAAAATGGACGGGGCGGGCTATTGGAAGATGCTGATGAAGATTACACTGCCGCTTCTGAAGCCGGTATCGGCGACCATTCTTCTCTTGACCTTCGGAGGCAGCCTGCATGTTTTCGACCTGGTCAAAACGTTAACCGACGGCGGCCCCTATCATCATACGGAAACAATCGAGTTGTTCATCTACCAGTACGCGTTTGCCACCCAGTTTGGAGGCGCTAGAGTCGGTTACGCTTCGGCCGCCGGCGTATATCTCGGATTGTTCGTGTTGCTGATCAGCTTGTTCTTCGGTTGGCTGGGCATGAAAGCGGGAGGCGACGGCAAGAAGAGCAAACTCGCCGGAAGAGGAGGAGAAGCATGA
- a CDS encoding ABC transporter substrate-binding protein, producing MKKYGHLMLSVIMLIGVILSGCTKEENSGNAASEPKKDGSAAPPQQVTITMWNRLGKTTFDSVIAGFQQKYPNIMVKLENMPEGGGDVAQFQAAINGNELPDVFVRPTGYTISQLVKLGKVHSLNEVFPANTHGNYTDGTFAEGYGSIGGTVYTFPLYSSLHGALMMYYNKKVLGGLGYTEADIPKSWDEFITFGKELNKKSGGKTYALAFGAATNYLSTFLLNQLSAPITPESGFNYKTGQYNYNTQGYIETMQYLKKAYDQKVLHPATIDADTGKAYSLIKTGEAAFMIGGNWSGDYLSSDDKGGAEPFTAKDWGVVPIPSKNGGPQFQYFEGGSGESLYVSKETKHWPEVKTFLEYLNENMYAEVVKSGQTLPSKKIELVKGAEPRFEQYKKISQMMVEFKRLTPTVYKKNPAATEVMSQYRGYAPKENIGTIFLGYLQGQLKDLEKPLQKLTEDNNNALKRAIGGSGGAVKPEDFIFSDWVPGENYKK from the coding sequence ATGAAAAAATACGGTCATTTAATGTTATCGGTCATCATGCTTATCGGCGTTATTCTGTCAGGTTGCACGAAGGAAGAAAATTCCGGAAATGCTGCCTCGGAGCCGAAGAAGGACGGGTCAGCGGCGCCGCCGCAGCAAGTGACGATCACGATGTGGAACCGCCTGGGGAAAACCACGTTTGACAGCGTGATCGCAGGATTCCAGCAGAAGTATCCGAATATTATGGTGAAGCTGGAAAATATGCCAGAAGGAGGCGGCGATGTTGCACAATTCCAGGCGGCGATCAACGGCAACGAATTACCCGACGTCTTCGTCCGCCCGACCGGGTATACGATCTCGCAGCTGGTCAAGCTGGGCAAAGTCCACAGCCTCAATGAGGTGTTCCCTGCGAACACCCACGGCAATTATACGGACGGCACGTTCGCGGAAGGCTACGGCAGCATCGGAGGAACCGTCTACACGTTCCCATTGTATTCTTCCCTGCACGGTGCGCTGATGATGTATTACAACAAAAAAGTACTTGGAGGTCTAGGCTACACGGAAGCGGACATTCCCAAATCATGGGACGAGTTCATCACGTTCGGGAAAGAGCTCAACAAGAAATCCGGCGGCAAAACGTACGCGCTGGCTTTCGGCGCAGCGACAAACTATTTGTCTACGTTCCTGCTGAACCAGCTTTCGGCACCGATTACGCCGGAATCCGGATTTAACTACAAGACGGGTCAATACAACTACAACACGCAGGGATATATCGAAACGATGCAATACTTAAAGAAGGCTTATGACCAGAAAGTGCTGCATCCCGCCACGATCGATGCGGATACAGGTAAAGCATACTCATTGATCAAAACAGGCGAAGCCGCCTTCATGATCGGGGGCAACTGGAGCGGCGATTACCTGAGCTCGGATGACAAAGGCGGCGCCGAACCCTTCACGGCCAAGGATTGGGGAGTCGTACCTATCCCGTCCAAAAACGGCGGTCCGCAGTTTCAATATTTCGAAGGCGGTTCCGGTGAAAGCCTATACGTTTCGAAAGAAACGAAGCACTGGCCGGAAGTGAAGACCTTCCTTGAGTATCTGAACGAGAATATGTATGCCGAAGTGGTCAAATCCGGTCAAACGCTGCCTTCCAAAAAAATCGAACTGGTTAAAGGTGCAGAGCCGCGGTTCGAGCAATATAAAAAAATCTCTCAAATGATGGTGGAATTCAAGCGACTGACGCCGACCGTCTACAAGAAGAATCCCGCCGCAACTGAAGTGATGTCGCAATACAGAGGCTACGCGCCGAAAGAGAACATCGGCACGATCTTCCTCGGTTACCTCCAAGGCCAGCTCAAGGATTTAGAGAAACCACTCCAAAAGCTGACCGAAGATAACAACAACGCGCTGAAACGCGCCATCGGCGGATCCGGCGGTGCCGTGAAGCCGGAAGACTTTATTTTCTCGGATTGGGTGCCGGGGGAAAACTACAAGAAGTAA
- the araC gene encoding arabinose operon transcriptional regulator AraC, translating to MSGKPYYPANFVTPKNRPPGVLATEFYRKEHGYFCHRPKGTRDWLIMYTVSGTGIVESASHAYECKYGDVVLIAPGTPQEFYTAENSIWEKMWCHFTPRPSFYSWLSFTENVGGVLYLRLDESSVRDNVHKAFERLLHHNQSGGPMSEELAVNALEEIILLLSKHQREKEQAVLDPRIQEVVQFLMQNYAQQIQLNDLAQMVCLSPSRLTHLFKEQVGRSITDILQKHRLKQAARLLLSTNKSILDICTEVGFNSPAFFTRKFMSFYGTSPGMYRKQNKLEGMKESSLA from the coding sequence TTGAGCGGAAAACCTTATTATCCCGCAAATTTCGTAACTCCCAAAAACCGGCCTCCGGGCGTTCTTGCGACGGAATTCTACCGTAAGGAGCACGGTTACTTCTGTCATCGTCCCAAAGGAACGCGGGACTGGCTGATCATGTACACCGTTTCCGGCACTGGTATTGTCGAAAGCGCTTCCCATGCGTACGAATGCAAGTACGGCGACGTCGTACTGATCGCTCCCGGAACGCCGCAGGAATTTTACACCGCTGAAAACAGCATATGGGAGAAAATGTGGTGTCATTTCACGCCGCGGCCGAGCTTCTACAGTTGGCTGTCCTTCACCGAGAATGTGGGTGGCGTTCTCTATTTGCGGCTGGACGAGTCCTCTGTCCGGGACAATGTGCACAAAGCTTTCGAACGATTGCTGCATCACAACCAGTCTGGCGGACCAATGTCGGAAGAATTGGCCGTGAATGCCCTAGAAGAAATCATATTGCTGCTCTCCAAGCATCAGAGGGAGAAAGAGCAAGCTGTGCTGGATCCGCGGATTCAGGAAGTCGTTCAATTTCTGATGCAAAATTACGCGCAGCAAATCCAGCTGAACGACCTTGCCCAAATGGTATGCTTGTCCCCGTCGAGATTGACGCATTTGTTCAAGGAGCAGGTCGGCCGCTCGATCACGGACATCCTCCAGAAGCATCGGCTGAAGCAGGCGGCTAGGCTCCTTCTATCCACGAATAAATCGATTCTGGATATATGCACGGAAGTCGGCTTCAATTCGCCGGCATTCTTTACCCGGAAGTTCATGTCATTCTATGGCACAAGCCCCGGCATGTACCGGAAACAGAACAAGTTGGAAGGGATGAAAGAGAGCTCGTTAGCATAG
- a CDS encoding TetR/AcrR family transcriptional regulator, protein MPKPKTDSRDRLIETASRLFQQQGYQGTGLSQIVEESGAPRGSVYFLFPGGKEELAIEAIKQSTSLVRKQIEIAASNCHTVEEWIRRLASHFIQDLEESDYLRGCPITTVTLESVPDSPALQKVCRQAYESWLEDITGFLVQFNFEKDTAYELSVFLLSAVEGALILCRAKGSTEPLVIAIKFIIEMVKAKQNGILSDFINGE, encoded by the coding sequence ATGCCTAAACCAAAGACGGATTCGCGTGATCGGTTAATCGAGACAGCATCCCGATTATTTCAACAACAGGGCTATCAGGGGACAGGTTTATCGCAAATTGTTGAGGAGAGTGGTGCTCCGCGCGGATCGGTGTATTTTTTGTTTCCAGGTGGTAAAGAAGAACTCGCCATCGAAGCCATAAAACAATCCACATCATTGGTTCGTAAACAAATTGAAATAGCAGCTAGCAATTGTCATACGGTTGAAGAATGGATCCGTCGTCTGGCATCTCATTTTATTCAAGATTTAGAAGAATCGGATTATTTACGGGGCTGTCCGATAACAACAGTGACATTGGAATCAGTTCCGGATTCTCCGGCTTTACAAAAGGTTTGTCGGCAAGCATATGAAAGTTGGCTCGAGGACATCACTGGCTTCCTTGTTCAATTTAATTTCGAAAAGGATACTGCCTACGAGCTTTCTGTATTTTTGCTCAGTGCAGTCGAAGGGGCACTTATTCTATGCCGCGCAAAAGGTTCAACGGAACCTCTTGTGATCGCCATCAAATTCATCATCGAAATGGTTAAAGCAAAGCAAAATGGAATACTCAGTGATTTCATTAATGGAGAATAA